A stretch of DNA from Bacteroidales bacterium:
CAAGGATAGAGCTGAATAAAAAAATACAAAAAATTATAAATAGTGAAATTATTGTTTTCATATATATTAAAAAAGTGTTTGCACCTTAGCAAAAAATTTATCTTTGTCAATAAATAATGTCAAATTAGAGCAAAAAAATAAGAAAACAAAAAAGCAACAAATCAGATAATATAATGATTTGTTCCTTTCAACTTTCAACTTTCAACTTTTAACTAATTTCCCCTTGACTTATTTTAAATATTTTGATAAATTATGAAAGCAATTTATTCCCGATTTTTCGGGTTTGTTTTTGTTATAATTAGCAACGTAAATTACAAATACACAAATCAGAACACAAATATCACGAATTTGAATAAATAAATTTATAAAATTTATTCTAATTTGTGAATTTGTGATGAAATTCGTGAATTTGTAATCATTAATATTTTTTATGCCAACAATCAATCAATTAGTTAGAAAAGGAAGAAAACAGATTAAAACTAAGAGTAAATATCCGGCTATGCTTACTACTTTGGATACTTTGCATCGGAAAAGAACTACTCTTAAAAAAGGAGCTCCCTTTAAAAGAGGAGTGTGTTTAAAGGTGACCACCACTACTCCTAAAAAGCCGAATTCAGCTTTACGAAAAATTGCTCGTGTAAGACTTTCTAACGGAATGGAAGTTACAGCTTATATCCCGGGGATGGGACATAATTTACAAGAGCACTCTATTGTTTTATTAAAAGCCGGCCGAACCTCAGATTTACCGGGTGTTCGTTATAAGGTTGTGCGTGGAGTTTATGATGCTCAGGGAGTTGAAGGAAGGAAGCAGTCTCGAAGTTCTTACGGAACCAAGAAAGAAAAGAAATAAAATAATGCGAATCTGCAAATTATATGCGAATATTGCGAATTGCAAATTATGTAAATATTTGATAAATAAAACTAATTAACTAAACCTAAAGGGTCCCCTTCGGGGTTAACTAACAAAATATGCGAGGAAAACAAGCGCCAAAAAGAAAAATAGATGGAGATCTTAAATATAATGATACTGATATTGCTAAATTTATTAACTACATTATGGAAAGAGGCAAAAAGGCAGTAGCTCAGAAAATTGTTTATGATGCTTTTGATATTATAAAGGATAAAACGAAGCAAGACCCTCGTCATGTTTTTAATAAAGCTTTAAAAAAAATTTCCCCCTTACTTGAAGTAAGAGGAAAAAGAGTTGGTGGAGCAAATTATCAGGTTCCGTATCAAGTTCGAGGAGATAGACGTTTTAATCTAGGTTGTCGTTGGTTGATTGAATCTTCTAAAGAACGAAAAGGGAAACCGATGTATTATAAATTGGCTCAGGAAATTTTGGCTGCTGCTGAAGGTGAAGGAGCTGCTGTTAGAAAGAAGGAAACTGTGCAGAAGCAGGCTGAGGCCAATAAAGCTTTTGCTCATTTTGCTAGATAAATTTTGATGTTTAATAGTTTAAATAACAAAGGAACTGCCTATTTAGGTTTAGTCGTAAGCGTTTTAATTGCCGCCCTGCTTTTCTATGGCAGTTTTTATTTTTTTAATAATAATGCAAACAAGAACGAAGACCTTGCAGACTTAGATATTGGAGATAATATTGTTGATACTTTAAATAATGCTAAAGATAATATTGAAGAAATTAACCAGAATATTGAAGCTCAAAACGATAAATTAGCAGAAGCTGATTTTATAGCGTCTGAGCTTGAAAAGTGGCATACGCTTGTCCGAGAAGATGATGATTTTGAATTAAAATATCCACAAGGATGGTATTATACGATTAAACATAAAGAAGCGAAAGACTTAGGCTATGAATTGATGATAGGATTTGAGCCAAGTTCAGATGTATGGGAACAAAATCCTCCTTATTCGATTGAGCTACTTGTCGTGCAAAAAGATTTTAATTTTTCAGGAGAAGCCTCTTTTAAGGAGTTCGAAGGACATGACAAAAAATATATAATCAAAACTGCTACTGAAAATAAAGAAAAATACAGCCCCTATATACATCAAATGACAAAAACTTTGAAATTAATAAATAAATAATTAATAAATTATAAAATAATATCTTCAAATAAAATTTTTATTTTTAATAAAATAATTGAAAATTGAAAATTGAAAATTGAAAATTAATTAAAATGTCCCGAGAATATTCACTTGAAAAAACAAGAAATATAGGAATTATGGCGCACATTG
This window harbors:
- the rpsG gene encoding 30S ribosomal protein S7; amino-acid sequence: MRGKQAPKRKIDGDLKYNDTDIAKFINYIMERGKKAVAQKIVYDAFDIIKDKTKQDPRHVFNKALKKISPLLEVRGKRVGGANYQVPYQVRGDRRFNLGCRWLIESSKERKGKPMYYKLAQEILAAAEGEGAAVRKKETVQKQAEANKAFAHFAR
- the rpsL gene encoding 30S ribosomal protein S12; its protein translation is MPTINQLVRKGRKQIKTKSKYPAMLTTLDTLHRKRTTLKKGAPFKRGVCLKVTTTTPKKPNSALRKIARVRLSNGMEVTAYIPGMGHNLQEHSIVLLKAGRTSDLPGVRYKVVRGVYDAQGVEGRKQSRSSYGTKKEKK